The genome window AAAAATTTAATTAATTCTCTGTTTGCTCGACCGTTCTCAGGAACAGAGCAAACGCGCACAACCAAATGCTGCTTTCCATCGTTCCTGTCTTCAATCCCAACTATGCCATTCGCTGAAGATTTCGGTACTAAGCGTACAAATAAAAGCAAGCCAGAAGCGTCAACTCGATAAAACACCTTTATCTGCCTAAAATATCAATCTTCACTTAAAAAAACATACCTGCGTAAGCACGCCACATAAAGATACGTACAAAATAAATAGCCATAAAGACAACAATAGGTGAGACATCAAGCGCTCCAAAACTTGGTAAGAAAGCCCGAACGCGATCTAAAACTGGTTCTGTAATCTGGTAGAGAAAATCTCTCATCGCCACAACTAATGGATTGCGCGCATTAATGATATCAAATGCACAAAGCCAATAAAAAACAGCATTCGCTATCAAAAGAACAATATATAAACTAAGCGCAAAGTCAGCCACACAAAGAAATGCATAAACCACTTCTCGTTTCCTTTATCAGTAACAAAGGAAAACATGACACAAAATCCTCGGTCCATCTAGAAAATCCCACACTTTCCTCTAAACTAAAAACGAAGAATCTTAATAAACAAAAAAGAAAGAGTAGATAGCCCCCCTCATTTAACCAATTCAGCTATCTTATTATTCACAGCAAAAACCGCTTTCACCCTATCTGATCTTACTTCTGCAAGGACGTTAAACGATTAAGAGCATCGCTAAAACCGTCTAATTGAACAAATAAAGTATCCAAATTAGGCTCACCTGGAGCAGCAACTGTCATAGCCAATTTCAACTGCTTACCTGAACGTAAAGATGACACAAAATTCTTATCAAAGGCGACTGGGACAACACAACCCGCTGGAACACAGGTTCTAATGTTAGTCTCTATAACAGACTTTGAATCATCTACATGCAGACGAATAGGTTTGGAAACCAATACACCAAAAGGTACTGTTAAATTCCCAGATACACCATTCGCATCAAGAATGATATTCATAGCTAACACCACACGATCTTGGTCATTAACCTCTTGACGAAGCATTATGCAAACTCTTTTGCCTTCTTGCACACCACAATTAACGCTCCATAAACCATAAGTTTCAGTTAATGAAGACGCACCATTAGGAAGAACATTTGTAGAGGGTTTTACCGCCACCGGTAATTTTGAGTTCTGAGCAAATACAACAGAAGAAATACTCAAAAAAGCAGGAATTATAAAGAAATTTAATAATTTTTTCATTTTACATCTAGTTCCTCAAATAAAATAGAATCATCTCTATTGTTCATGATATCCTCCTTATGATACTAAAAGACCGCAGTAAAAAACAATGCTTTATAATTGCAAACTCATAAATATTGAATACTATTTCGGAATTCGTTAACGACTCTTTTATACACATGTCTCTTAAAAAAGACAACCATTGAAGGAACCTTTTCTAGATCAACCCATCTCCATTGATCAAATTCTACTTTGTCATCGTCTTGTAGCGAATTAAGAGAAATTTCAGAAGGATCACCCATGAAGTAGAAAGCAAACCATTTTTGTGTTTGTCCACGATATTGGCTTCCAAATATACGCCTGGTGATATTTTCAGGAAAATCATACGAAAACCAACTCTCTGCCTCTTTAAGAAGTTTTATAGATTTCATACCTGTTTCCTCATAAAGCTCACGGTATGCTGCATCTAAAGGCTTTTCTCCCTTGTCAATGCCACCTTGAGGAAGTTGCCAAAGCTCGAATGTACTAGTATACACATGAGAAGACTTCACTAAACGGCGCCCAACCCAAACTTTCCACTCATCATTAAACACAAGCATTCCAACCCCTTTTCGATATGGAAGATCTCCAAAATCGATAGTTACATCCATGACCGTATCTTTCCTAAAGCACCCGCTCACGTTAAAAGCGAAAGTTGTGTACACATATTTTACTGTAAAATATCTTTGTGAGGATCTGGTGGAAACGCCGTATGAAAAAATTCACCCCGCAAAAGCTTATAAGCCTCATTTAACTGAACATCATCTTTGGGATCTTTCGGGACAAAAGCGACCGAACCAGATCCTTTATCACTTTCTTCTTTGCCCTTAATATGCCCCTTTAATTCAGATTCCCCGAGAGTCATATCATAACCTTTGTATTTTTCAGGCAACGGCTGCTCTACGATAATATCCGGTGTAATGCCAATTCCCTGAATAGATGTGCCAGATGGTGTGTAATAGAGAGCTGTGGTTAAGCGTAGAGCACCATCCTCACCTAACGGAATAATTACTTGAACAGATCCTTTACCAAAAGATTGAGTTCCTAAAATTGTAGCACGACGGTGATCTTGCAAAGCACCTGCCACAATCTCAGAAGCGCTTGCTGAACCACCATTAACAAGCACAATGATAGGTTTTCCGTGAGTCAAATCCCCTTGTTGAGCATCAAATCTCATCACATCATCCTTTTTACGACCACGAGTCGAAACAATTTCCCCTTTATCAAGAAAAGCATCCGTGACGGCAACAGCCTGATCCAAGAGACCACCAGGATTGAGTCGTAAATCAAGAACGTACCCTTTTAACTTATCTGCGGGAATATGAAATTGAATATCCTTAATGGCATCCCGAAGATCTGAAAAAGTCTTTTCAGTAAATTGGATAAGCCTTAAATAACCTATATCACCCTCAATACGATATTTAACTGCCTTTACTTTTATAACATCACGAACTACCTTAACATCAAACGATTTCTCAGAACCAGAACGAATAATCGTCAACGTAATGGATGTTCCAGCAGGACCTCGCATTTGATCAACCGCCTCATTCAAGGTTTGACCACTGACCTGTTTTCCATCAATTTTTGAAATAAGATCTCCTGCTAAAATACCTGCTCTTTCAGCAGGTGTATCATCCATCGGAGCAACAACCTTAACCAAATTATTCTCCATGGTTACTTCGATACCAAGGCCTCCAAATTCTCCTTTCGTTGAATCCTGCATATCTTTAGCTTTCGCAGCATCCATATAAGATGAATGTGGATCAAGTGATGAAAGCATGCCATTAATAGCACTTTCAATAAGCTTTTGATCATCTGGGACCGTAACATATTGTGCGCGTACCCGCTCAAAAATATCACCAAATATGGCCAGCTTCTTATAAGTATTTCCTTCATTATTAGCAGCTATAGGCTGTACCATAACCATCAAACCAGCGCTGAAAAACACCCCAGCGACAAAAAAACAACTTTACGAATCATTTTTGTTCCTTTTCGATCTTTCGGTACGCCACCAAGGAGTTGGATTCACAGGTTTTCCATCCTTTCTAAATTCAATGTAAAGCATCGGAGAATTTTTTCCTACATCTAATGCAAGGGTACTCGCAACAAACCGCGTCCCCATCATACCAATAGGTTCACCCGAAAGCACAAACTGCCCCTGTTTTACACCCGTTCTAGCCATCCCCACAAAGACAATATGATAACCACTTCCAACATCAAGAATGACTAGCTGTCCATATGAACGAAATAACCCAGAAAAAACAACAAGAGCATTAACAGGAGATAAAACCACAGCAGCCGCTTCTGTTTCAATGATTTCACCAAAACGGGTAGCGTATGAACCATTTTTAAATTGCTGGATTTTTTTTCCTGCAACAGGCGAAAGCAAGGCCCCTTTTTGATTTTCAAAATCAAGGTTTCTCAATAGTTGCAGATTCTCTTGCATCTGTACAGACAAATCAGAACTTACCTGTGACTGATGATTAAGCTCTAGAATTAACTCTTCTAAAGATTGGCTTTTTTCGGCAAGACGAACATTCCTCTGCTGTTGTTCCGTAAGCTCCTTCTCTGATATTTTTTGTAATTTTGCTTTTTCATCTAGTAACAGTTCCAAATGTTTTCGTTGCTCAACTTGCTTTTTTATTTCAAGTGCTAACGCTGTACGTTCTTTGGTAATTGACCGCGCTAAATCATTTAACTCTCGGAGCCTTTTTGTCAAATCTTGTATTTTTTCTTGCATCTGAGGAATGACATTCTCTAGCAAAACAGAGCTCCGAATGGAAGCTAATACATCTTCAGGACGTGCTATAATAGCAGGAGGAAGATCTAACCCTATTCGTTCTAAAATAGAGAGTACTTCTACAAACTCATCTCGATGATCTTTTAATTTTTGATGAGACTGCGTTTGCTGTTGTACAAGTTTCTTAAGTTTTTTCTCCGTTTCAGCCACACTGGCTACAGCATCACGTTCTGCTTTAGCAACCTTTATAAGTTCATTAGTCAAAATATGTTTGTCTTTCTTTAAATCATCAACTTTTTTAGTTAACCGCAAGATTTGCTCACGCGATAGGGAAATATCACGATAGACTTCTTCCAAAGTTTCATGTGTTACCTCAACGCTGTATATATCCCTAACATCCAAGAAAGACAAAAAACACACTATGCTCAACATCATAAACATTGTGCATTTTCTATATAAAAAACAGATCCCTTTATAAGGAAATAAATTCATCTACCTGACCGAAAACCTCATTGCAAAACAAAGCAAACCTTAGACGATATCGCCTAAAACAATATTAATATATAAAACTCAAAATCGATGATATGGGTGATTACTTAAAATCGTTACAGCGCGATATAACTGTTCTGTAAGTAGTATACGTGCAATTTGATGTGGCCACGTCATAAAACCAAAAGATAAAAGAAAATCCGCACGATCCCTAACTTTCTCGCTGTGCCCATCCGGACCTCCCAAAGCAATTATCAAATCACGAACACCTTCCCCACGGTATAATGCTATTCTTTCAGCAAAAGAAACTGATGATATCGATTTTCCACGCTCATCACAGACAATTAATCGGCATCTTTCCGGTAAAACTTCAAGCAATTTTTTTCCCTCTTCTTCCATACGTTGATGTGACGTCTGGGAACGACTTTCCGTTATTTCTTGCATTTTTCCGAAATGAAGGCCCATAGTTTTAGCGCTTTTAGAAAAACGATCCAAGTAACGATGAACTAATTTTTGTTCAATTCCTTCCTTCATGCGACCAATAGCAAAAATAGAAATTTGCACGTCAATTATCTCCAACTAAAATCGTCTGCATATTATCCAGATCTGGAGTAAGCCACATTTTTTCTAAATTATAAAATGCACGAATTTCTGGCCGAAAAAGGTGAATGATGATATTACCTGTATCAATCAGTACCCAATCTCCTCCTGAAAGCCCCTCTACTCGTGCTGTGCCATATCCGTTTTCTTTCCAAATACTCAACAAATGACCAGCAACAGCTAACACATGACGATGCGAATGCGCTGAAGCAATAATAACGTGATCGGCTAAAAACGACTCTCCTTGAAGATCAATGGAAACAATATCTTCTGCCTTCATATCTTCTAAGTTCTTAAGTATAATTTTAAGATTATCAATCACAGAAAAAAATTTCCTTTCTACTAAATAAAAAAAGAATCTATTATCATATTTTTTCCAAGTATTTTCTAAATAAGTTCCTCTTCTTATCATACCTAATAGCGAACTCTTCTCATAAGAATTTTAAGAAAAATTATCCGTCTTTAAACGCAACTTCGTCGAAGACAGAAAAGATAAAGGCCCATGCAAATAAATCCAAGCTGGTGGAGCCATAGAAGGTAATAAAATACTTTTTCTTTCATCTAAACGACAATATCGATAAATTTGTGCCATTGGAGAAGCAAGTGCTGACATGCGCGCAAAAGGACGATCAATCACTGCAATTGGAAGCATCCAAACAATATCTCGCCATCTATGCCAGTGATGAATTGTCGCTAAACTATCTGCTCCCATAACCCATACGAAAGAGATCCCCTTATAACGTAAATGAAGATAAGAGATCGTTTCTATTGATAATGTACTGCCTATCGCATGTTCAAAACTAGTAACACGAATCTTTGGGTGATGTGTTAATTCAGCACTTAGCCGTACCCTTTCATGCAATGGAAGTAGCTGTGTAGAATCTTTGAGGGGATTTCCCGGAGTTACCATCCACCATAACTGATCAAGACGTAAACGACGAATTGCTGTCTTTGCTACAAGAAGGTGTCCCATATGTGGTGGATTGAATGAACCACCAAAAAGGCCAACAATATTTGACCTCTCAACATGCGGTACACGATCTTCCCATAGAAAAAACTTCTTCAAGGCCTAACTTGTCCATTTCCTCTTACATGATACTGAAATGATGTCAGCTGCTCAACACCTATCGGACCACGTGCATGCATTTTACCCGTTGCAATACCAATTTCTGCTCCAAAACCAAATTCTCCTCCATCTGCGAATTGTGTAGATGCATTGTGAAGCAAAATAGCCGAATCTAAACGACTAAAAAATAAATCAACAACCTTCATATCCTCAGCAATGATTGATTCCGTATGTCCTGATGAATAACGTTCAATATGCTTAACTGCTTCTTCAATCCCTTCTACTGTTTTGACAGACAAAATTGCATCGAGATATTCCTGAGACCAATCTTCTTCACATGCAAGTGAGATTGTTGGCATAAGTGAAACAATATCCTCTGTTGCACGAATCTCACATCCATTTTCCTGCAACGCAATCAGAACAGGAAGAAATTTTTTTAACGCCTTACGATCAATTAAAACCGTCTCAACAGCCCCACATACACCCGTTCGACGTAATTTTGCATTGAGGACAATGTCGCGTGCCATATCCACCTCTGCCGATTGGTCAATATAAATATGACAAAGACCCTCTAAATGTGCAAAAACAGGAACACGCGCGTCAGATTGAACACGTGAAACAAGACCTTTTCCTCCACGGGGAATGATAACATCAATTGTGCCATCTAATCCCTTTAGCATCTCTCCAACAGCGCTACGATCAGTAGTTCCAACCATTTGAACAGCATCTACTGGGATACCAGCTTTTTCTAAACCGATAACTAAAGCAGCATGAAGAGCATGTGCAGAATGAAAACTATCTGAACCACCACGCAAAATAGAGGCGTTACCAGATTTTAGGCATAAAGCACTTGCATCCACTGTAACATTTGGCCGACTTTCATAAATTACACCGATAACGCCAAGGGGTGTCCGCACACGGCGTATATGAAGCCCATTTGGACGCACCCACTCATCCATAACCTGTCCGACAGGATCAGGCAAACACGCAATTTGATGAACACTTTTTACTATTGCAGACAAACGCGACTGATCCAATTTTAGACGATCAACCATCGCTGCTTTCATCTTATTTTGAGCGGCTCTTACCAAATCTTCACTGTTTGCACGCAAAATGTTATCTGATTGAGCTTCTAAACTCAAAGCTACCATTTCTAACGCATATTTTTTTTGTTCCGCAGAAATATTCGCAAGCACCAAAGAAGCATCACGTGCTTTCTTCCCGATAACCTTCATATTCTCTTCTAAAGTCATGCTATCATCCATTTCTCTAAAAATAGAAAAAATATCTCTCTCAAACCGAGTTGGTCAGCTCGTACAAAACCATATCATCCCGATGTACAACCGCAGAACGCGACTCATAACCCAAAATATGTCCTATTTCCTCACTTTTACACCCTATGATACGTACAACCTCATCTTTGTTGTAACTCACCAAGCCACGAGCAACTTCAACTTCATTTTCGTCAATAATTCTCACGGTATCTCCACGAGAAAATATTCCTTTAACCTCCGTAATACCTACAGCCAATAACGATTTGCCAGCTTGAAGTGCTTTTATCGCCCCTTGGTCAATAATCAAAGTACCAGATGGTTCTAAATAACCAGAAATCCAAGTTTTCCAAGCAGTTGTTGGCTTTTCACTAGGAGCAAAAAAACTACAGCGCTCTCCCTTATCAATCGCAGAAAGGGGATTCATACGTTTTCCTGAAGTAATAATCATGGCTATACCTGCTGAATGAGCTATTTTTCCAGCATCCAATTTTGTCTTCATTCCACCTCGCGAAAGCTCTGAAGCAGCAACTCCTGCCATTTTTTCAATATCACTTGTGATAGATGAAATAAAAGGGACAAATTCTGCGTCTGGATCCAAATGGGGAGAACTCGTATAAAGACCATCAATATCTGACAAAAGTATCAGAAGATCTGAATTCATCATTGTTGCAACGCGGGCAGCGAGGCGGTCATTGTCACCATAACGAATTTCACTTGTAGCAACAGTATCATTTTCGTTAATGACAGGAATTGCTTCAAAATGCAAAAGTACATTTATAGTTGCACGTGCATTAAGATAACGTCGACGCTCTTCCGTATCTAAAAGTGTAAGCAAAATCTGCCCACTCCTTAACCCATGCAAAGCAAGAGCTTCAGAATAAGCTTTGGCAAGCTCAATTTGGCCCAATGCTGCACATGCTTGACTTTCTTCCAATCTCAAAGTTCTCCTACGGAGACACAGGGCCGTTCGTCCTAATGCAATAGCACCGGAGGATACTAGTAAAACTTCTACTCCCTTCTTGTGTAAGGTAGCAACATCACTTACTAAACTCTTCAGCCATTCAGTTCGTAAACCTGCCTGAGGATCTACCAAAAGCACAGAACCAACTTTAACGACGATACGTTTATATTTTTCAAGCTTTTGTAATCCAATTGTCATACAATTAATCCCGTTCATCTCCACTGACATGAGCTTGGCTTGCTACTTCAACCACACGTAAGATAGAACGCAATACATGATCCAAACCCTCATGGCTAACCGCAGAAAACATTATAACGGGCTGATCAATTAACTTTTGTAAAACGTCTTGTTTAGCTTTTCGCTCTTCAATAGAGAGGGTATCTATTTGACTTAAGGCTACAATCTCAGTCTTATCACTTAAACCATTTCCATATGCTTCTAATTCTCGACGAATGATTTTATATGCTTTTGCCACATCTTCTTCTTGGGCAGAAATCAAGTGAAGTAAAACACGACAACGCTCCACATGACCTAAAAAACGATCGCCAATCCCTATACCTTCATGTGCTCCTTCAATCAAACCAGGAATGTCAGCCAAAACAAACTCACGGTTATCAACACGAGCAACACCAAGATGAGGATACAACGTTGTAAAAGGATAATCTGCAATTTTCGGTTTTGCTGTTGTTATCGATGCCAAAAACGTTGATTTTCCCGCATTTGGCAAACCAATAATTCCTCCATCAGCAATTAATTTCAAGCGTAACCAAAGCGCACGTTCCTCTCCACTCAAACCTGGATTAGCACGACGTGGAGCTCGATTGGTAGACGTTACGAAATGAAGATTACCAAAACCTCCATTGCCTCCTCTCGCAAGACAATAACGCTGACCAACCATTGTTAAATCACAAATCAATGTCCTGTTATCTTCTTCAAAAATTTGTGTACCAACTGGTACTTTTAGGACAACATCATCACCCTTCGCACCTGTCATATTTCGTCCTTTTCCATGTCCTCCTACTTTTGCTCTAAAATGTTGCTGATAACGGTAATCAATCAGTGTATTAAGCCCATCAACAACAACAGCCCAGACATCTCCACCACGCCCACCATTACCTCCATCAGGACCTCCAAACTCTATGAATTTTTCACGACGAAACGAAACCGCTCCTGCTCCACCATTACCAGAACGAACGTAGACTTTAGCTTGATCAAGAAATTTCATAGAAACGCTCTCTATACTACCATTATCACTGCGAATAACACGCTAGTCGTAACAGTTTTTTACCATTTAAAAAGAAAAACCACATACGACATCATTGATAACTTTGATATTCCGATATTTTAATTGCTTAACTTCTTTCCCTTTTCAAAAATAGAAATCACCATTACACACCTTTTTCCCCTTTAAACTGAAGTGCCAAAATATAAAGCTCAACAGATTCAGCTCTGCTAGAGGGAGGTTTTACGTGATGTACTTTCTTGAAGTTCTGTTTCAAAGTTGCAAGAAGAGCACTCTCCGCTCCTCCCTGAAAGGTCTTTGCTAAAAAATGTCCACCAGGCTTAAGAACCGAAATAGCAAAATAAGCAGCAGCCTCGCATAAATGAATTGTCTTCAAGTGATCTGTATAACGATGACCTGTCGTTGGTGCAGCCATATCAGAAAGTATAACATCTGGCTTTTCTTTTAAAACACTCATTAATTGCTGCTCAGCCTCCTCATGAAAAAAATCCATTTCCAATGCCACAACTCCTGGAAGTGGATCCATATGCAAATAATCAATACCAACCACACTGGGAGCATGGTTATTAGATCCCACTATCTGTACAGCTACTTGACACCACCCTCCAGGTACAGCGCCCAAATCAATGATTTTTTGACCTTTTTTTAGAATCTTATAGCGATTATTAATTTCAATTAATTTATAAGCAGCACGCGAACGGTAACCATCAATTTTTGACTGATGAACATAGGGATCATTTAAGTGCCTCTCCAACCAC of Bartonella ancashensis contains these proteins:
- a CDS encoding invasion associated locus B family protein translates to MKKLLNFFIIPAFLSISSVVFAQNSKLPVAVKPSTNVLPNGASSLTETYGLWSVNCGVQEGKRVCIMLRQEVNDQDRVVLAMNIILDANGVSGNLTVPFGVLVSKPIRLHVDDSKSVIETNIRTCVPAGCVVPVAFDKNFVSSLRSGKQLKLAMTVAAPGEPNLDTLFVQLDGFSDALNRLTSLQK
- the rlmH gene encoding 23S rRNA (pseudouridine(1915)-N(3))-methyltransferase RlmH, which gives rise to MQISIFAIGRMKEGIEQKLVHRYLDRFSKSAKTMGLHFGKMQEITESRSQTSHQRMEEEGKKLLEVLPERCRLIVCDERGKSISSVSFAERIALYRGEGVRDLIIALGGPDGHSEKVRDRADFLLSFGFMTWPHQIARILLTEQLYRAVTILSNHPYHRF
- a CDS encoding nicotinate-nucleotide adenylyltransferase, which translates into the protein MKKFFLWEDRVPHVERSNIVGLFGGSFNPPHMGHLLVAKTAIRRLRLDQLWWMVTPGNPLKDSTQLLPLHERVRLSAELTHHPKIRVTSFEHAIGSTLSIETISYLHLRYKGISFVWVMGADSLATIHHWHRWRDIVWMLPIAVIDRPFARMSALASPMAQIYRYCRLDERKSILLPSMAPPAWIYLHGPLSFLSSTKLRLKTDNFS
- the rsfS gene encoding ribosome silencing factor; the protein is MIRRGTYLENTWKKYDNRFFFYLVERKFFSVIDNLKIILKNLEDMKAEDIVSIDLQGESFLADHVIIASAHSHRHVLAVAGHLLSIWKENGYGTARVEGLSGGDWVLIDTGNIIIHLFRPEIRAFYNLEKMWLTPDLDNMQTILVGDN
- the obgE gene encoding GTPase ObgE, whose protein sequence is MKFLDQAKVYVRSGNGGAGAVSFRREKFIEFGGPDGGNGGRGGDVWAVVVDGLNTLIDYRYQQHFRAKVGGHGKGRNMTGAKGDDVVLKVPVGTQIFEEDNRTLICDLTMVGQRYCLARGGNGGFGNLHFVTSTNRAPRRANPGLSGEERALWLRLKLIADGGIIGLPNAGKSTFLASITTAKPKIADYPFTTLYPHLGVARVDNREFVLADIPGLIEGAHEGIGIGDRFLGHVERCRVLLHLISAQEEDVAKAYKIIRRELEAYGNGLSDKTEIVALSQIDTLSIEERKAKQDVLQKLIDQPVIMFSAVSHEGLDHVLRSILRVVEVASQAHVSGDERD
- a CDS encoding RNA pyrophosphohydrolase, translated to MDVTIDFGDLPYRKGVGMLVFNDEWKVWVGRRLVKSSHVYTSTFELWQLPQGGIDKGEKPLDAAYRELYEETGMKSIKLLKEAESWFSYDFPENITRRIFGSQYRGQTQKWFAFYFMGDPSEISLNSLQDDDKVEFDQWRWVDLEKVPSMVVFFKRHVYKRVVNEFRNSIQYL
- a CDS encoding YggT family protein, with translation MVYAFLCVADFALSLYIVLLIANAVFYWLCAFDIINARNPLVVAMRDFLYQITEPVLDRVRAFLPSFGALDVSPIVVFMAIYFVRIFMWRAYAGMFF
- a CDS encoding RlmE family RNA methyltransferase, which encodes MKKTTKTARGGRGGAGSHELYQRVKKKAGTIKASSRRWLERHLNDPYVHQSKIDGYRSRAAYKLIEINNRYKILKKGQKIIDLGAVPGGWCQVAVQIVGSNNHAPSVVGIDYLHMDPLPGVVALEMDFFHEEAEQQLMSVLKEKPDVILSDMAAPTTGHRYTDHLKTIHLCEAAAYFAISVLKPGGHFLAKTFQGGAESALLATLKQNFKKVHHVKPPSSRAESVELYILALQFKGEKGV
- a CDS encoding glutamate-5-semialdehyde dehydrogenase encodes the protein MKVIGKKARDASLVLANISAEQKKYALEMVALSLEAQSDNILRANSEDLVRAAQNKMKAAMVDRLKLDQSRLSAIVKSVHQIACLPDPVGQVMDEWVRPNGLHIRRVRTPLGVIGVIYESRPNVTVDASALCLKSGNASILRGGSDSFHSAHALHAALVIGLEKAGIPVDAVQMVGTTDRSAVGEMLKGLDGTIDVIIPRGGKGLVSRVQSDARVPVFAHLEGLCHIYIDQSAEVDMARDIVLNAKLRRTGVCGAVETVLIDRKALKKFLPVLIALQENGCEIRATEDIVSLMPTISLACEEDWSQEYLDAILSVKTVEGIEEAVKHIERYSSGHTESIIAEDMKVVDLFFSRLDSAILLHNASTQFADGGEFGFGAEIGIATGKMHARGPIGVEQLTSFQYHVRGNGQVRP
- the proB gene encoding glutamate 5-kinase, which produces MTIGLQKLEKYKRIVVKVGSVLLVDPQAGLRTEWLKSLVSDVATLHKKGVEVLLVSSGAIALGRTALCLRRRTLRLEESQACAALGQIELAKAYSEALALHGLRSGQILLTLLDTEERRRYLNARATINVLLHFEAIPVINENDTVATSEIRYGDNDRLAARVATMMNSDLLILLSDIDGLYTSSPHLDPDAEFVPFISSITSDIEKMAGVAASELSRGGMKTKLDAGKIAHSAGIAMIITSGKRMNPLSAIDKGERCSFFAPSEKPTTAWKTWISGYLEPSGTLIIDQGAIKALQAGKSLLAVGITEVKGIFSRGDTVRIIDENEVEVARGLVSYNKDEVVRIIGCKSEEIGHILGYESRSAVVHRDDMVLYELTNSV
- a CDS encoding murein hydrolase activator EnvC family protein, coding for MLSIVCFLSFLDVRDIYSVEVTHETLEEVYRDISLSREQILRLTKKVDDLKKDKHILTNELIKVAKAERDAVASVAETEKKLKKLVQQQTQSHQKLKDHRDEFVEVLSILERIGLDLPPAIIARPEDVLASIRSSVLLENVIPQMQEKIQDLTKRLRELNDLARSITKERTALALEIKKQVEQRKHLELLLDEKAKLQKISEKELTEQQQRNVRLAEKSQSLEELILELNHQSQVSSDLSVQMQENLQLLRNLDFENQKGALLSPVAGKKIQQFKNGSYATRFGEIIETEAAAVVLSPVNALVVFSGLFRSYGQLVILDVGSGYHIVFVGMARTGVKQGQFVLSGEPIGMMGTRFVASTLALDVGKNSPMLYIEFRKDGKPVNPTPWWRTERSKRNKNDS
- a CDS encoding DUF167 domain-containing protein, producing MFYRVDASGLLLFVRLVPKSSANGIVGIEDRNDGKQHLVVRVCSVPENGRANRELIKFLAKLWGIPPLFITLKNGATSRYKQVHFSGKLEKLEMILQHLSIYSSAQK